From a single Capsicum annuum cultivar UCD-10X-F1 chromosome 12, UCD10Xv1.1, whole genome shotgun sequence genomic region:
- the LOC107849579 gene encoding uncharacterized protein At1g76070, translated as MEKPCKSSSKKKTIFKLLPKAAAAAIFVLQNAHAPFSPSREKRLAAEHQHKNHHHKGFSGTIIPVIPSHQSGRKSEPGSPKISCMGQIKYNKKKTMNRINSSKKGTNNNNSQKFVTKKSMTGFGNMFGRKSKLISRQKSDVTSENIICNKLPNRAPCLSQMQRFASGREPLTNFDWRSIQITPQDQRKYYTDDDRGYSDDDDDNNDDEDEEISPFWTPILLGRSRTTICLEPRKEINLWKRRTMVQPKPLQLH; from the coding sequence ATGGAGAAGCCATGTAAgtcatcatcaaagaagaaaacaatcttcaaattattaccaaaagcagcagcagcagcaataTTTGTACTACAAAATGCACATGCACCTTTTAGTCCAAGCAGAGAAAAAAGATTAGCAGCAGAACATCAAcacaaaaatcatcatcataaagGATTTTCAGGCACAATCATACCAGTAATTCCATCCCACCAATCGGGTCGAAAATCGGAGCCCGGTTCGCCTAAAATTTCATGCATGGGGCAaatcaaatacaataaaaagaagaCGATGAATCGCATCAATAGTAGCAAAAAAggtactaataataataatagtcaaAAGTTCGTTACGAAGAAATCTATGACTGGTTTTGGAAATATGTTTGGTAGAAAATCGAAATTGATATCGAGGCAAAAATCAGATGTGACATctgaaaatattatttgtaataaGCTTCCTAATAGGGCACCATGTTTGAGTCAAATGCAACGGTTCGCTAGTGGTAGGGAACCGTTGACCAATTTTGACTGGAGGTCGATACAAATTACACCTCAAGATCAACGTAAGTATTATACAGACGATGATAGAGGATATAgtgacgatgatgatgataataatgatgatgaagacGAAGAGATTAGTCCCTTTTGGACTCCAATATTATTAGGTAGAAGTAGAACAACTATATGTTTGGAGCCAAGGAAGGAAATTAATTTATGGAAAAGGAGAACTATGGTCCAACCTAAGCCTCTCCAATTACATTAG